A single window of Lutzomyia longipalpis isolate SR_M1_2022 chromosome 1, ASM2433408v1 DNA harbors:
- the LOC129787453 gene encoding probable cardiolipin synthase (CMP-forming), translating to MLRLPRKIPQFCTLYRSWVHHPVRGRQSACWLFTSTVACSATTPKTFTIAKFSDDEVIKKNRQNVHFQEIHKAIKGHELIQDVLEKKKEILLERKNELVQDLREKRTKVREKMEEVIEKENIMTIPNLLCVMRGAMAPYLGYVIIQGDFTFAIGLLVAAGVSDLLDGYIARNWPSQMSKAGSFLDPMADKLLMGSLVISLTYCNLLPIWLTATILFRDVFLISAGFIIRYKSLPPPKTLSRYFDVTHATAQLAPTFISKVNTVVQLIAVATSLGAPVWNYVDHPLLHGLWYVTGATTVAAALSYIMAKDTYKIFRKHTGKPGK from the exons ATGTTGCGACTTCCGCGAAAAATACCCCAATTTTGCACACTCTACCGCTCCTGGGTGCACCATCCGGTACGTGGGAGGCAGAGTGCATGCTGGCTCTTCACATCGACCGTAGCATGCAGTGCAACAACACCCAAAACCTTTacaattgcaaaattctccGATGATGAGGTGATCAAGAAGAACAGGCAGAATGTCCACTTTCAGGAAATCCACAAGGCCATCAAGGGGCATGAACTGATTCAGGATGTgctggagaagaagaaggaaattctGCTGGAACGAAAGAATGAATTGGTGCAGGATTTGCGGGAGAAACGCACGAAAGTGCGTGAGAAGATGGAGGAGGTCATCGAGAAGGAGAATATTATGACGATTCCCAATCTCCTGTGCGTGATGCGTGGTGCTATGGCACCCTACTTGGGCTATGTCATCATTCAGGGGGATTTCACATTTGCCATAGGGCTCCTGGTGGCAGCTGGAGTCAGTGATTTG CTGGATGGATACATCGCTCGCAATTGGCCATCGCAGATGAGCAAGGCTGGTAGCTTCCTTGATCCAATGGCTGATAAGCTACTTATGGGATCTCTGGTCATATCCTTGACCTACTGCAACCTTCTGCCAATTTGGCTCACTGCCACCATCCTCTTCAGGGATGTTTTCCTCATAAGTGCTGGCTTTATTATTCGCTACAAAAGCCTTCCGCCTCCG AAAACCTTGTCAAGGTATTTTGACGTAACACACGCCACTGCCCAACTTGCTCCAACATTCATCAGCAAAGTCAACACAGTTGTCCAGCTGATTGCTGTGGCTACGAGTTTGGGGGCACCAGTTTGGAACTACGTTG ATCATCCTCTCCTCCATGGGCTGTGGTACGTGACTGGAGCAACGACAGTAGCTGCTGCCTTAAGCTACATTATGGCAAAGGATACCTATAAAATCTTCCGGAAGCACACCGGAAAGCCGGGAAAGTGA
- the LOC129787454 gene encoding complex I intermediate-associated protein 30, mitochondrial has protein sequence MLQRSQGILSVLFHSVREPRLSSCRLLHNAGYTWTKSEVRLKDTRCFHTSPKTQGWWERDRKSGYNANRPEPNRKQMILEGLKELKTEIALWQEEVKEKFKADPILIYRPGEVDVKYQFKEPKDLEKWVCTADSDHNEGYTVANFEISPAGHGLFYGNLCNKVPIDGKIKRAGYANINSMRARKSFKRESYHDWHAYNMLVMRIRGDGRSYLINIATEGYFDVLWNDVFHFALYTRGGPYWQHVRIPFSKFFLGSKGRVQDKQCPISLEHVTNIGFTVDARHGAEGPFSLEIDYIGCEFDPSHTEKFAYEMYKQDKYIVGT, from the exons ATGCTTCAGCGTTCCCAAGGCATCCTCAGTGTGTTATTTCATTCAGTGCGTGAACCTCGGTTGTCATCCTGCCGCCTTCTCCACAATGCCGGATATACATGGacaaaaagtgaggttagacTGAAGGATACCCGATGTTTCCACACCTCACCAAAAACCCAGGGATGGTGGGAACGAGACCGCAAAAGTGGCTACAATGCCAATCGCCCAGAGCCCAATCGGAAGCAGATGATTCTCGAGGGGTTGAAGGAGCTCAAGACAGAAATTGCCCTGTGGCAGGAGGAAGTAAAGGAGAAATTCAAAGCTGATCCAATTCTCATCTACCGGCCAGGTGAAGTGGATGTTAAGTATCAATTTAAGGAGCCAAAGGATTTGGAAAAGTGGGTCTGTACGGCAGATTCGGATCACAACGAGGGGTACACTGTGGCAAATTTTGAGATTAGCCCCGCCGGCCATGGGCTGTTCTATGGGAATTTGTGCAACAAAGTACCCATCGATGGGAAAATTAAGCGGGCTGGGTATGCCAATATCAACAGTATGCGGGCCAGGAAGAGCTTCAAGCGGGAAAGCTACCACGATTGGCATGCGTACAATATGTTGGTGATGCGGATTCGTGGGGATGGGAGGAGTTACCTAATCAACATAGCCACAGAGGGATACTTTGATGTACTCTGGAATGATGTCTTTCACTTTGCCCTTTACACACGAGGAGGACCCTACTGGCAGCATGTCCGG ATTCCCTTCTCAAAATTCTTCCTTGGCTCCAAGGGACGTGTTCAGGATAAGCAGTGCCCCATCTCATTGGAGCACGTAACAAATATTGGCTTCACCGTAGACGCCCGGCATGGTGCTGAGGGGCCATTTAGCCTTGAAATAGACTACATTGGTTGCGAATTTGATCCGTCGCACACGGAAAAGTTTGCCTATGAAATGTACAAGCAGGACAAGTACATCGTGGGCACGTAG